The Arachis ipaensis cultivar K30076 chromosome B07, Araip1.1, whole genome shotgun sequence genomic interval GCATTACGTATCACCAACCTCATGAGAAATCATTCTTCCGGTCtcaagtgagcgttacgtatcATCATCCCCACTGAAATTTAGATACTATATCTCAAGTGAGCATTATGTATCACCGCCCTCACGAGATTGTGCTCAATAATAATCATGCAAGCGGGACAAAGCTTCCATCCTTGCCGATCAATACTCGTAGGGAGAGTGCCCTGTTCACATCTCGCAGGGAGAGTACCTTGTACACGTTCTCTTGGGATGTCAACCACGCAAGCGAGacaaaacccacgtccttgcCAATACAGTTTTTCATATTACATTTAGTCATAATTGCCAACTCAGTCAATTTCATAAGTTATAATATATAGTCACCCCATTTGTTTATTAATTAATCAATCTTATCATTCCGTGAGCAGGACCAAGTCACCGTCCTCAACATAGGTAAGACGAACCACTATCTACACAACATTTTCATCCAGTTAATCAAGGTTTATCCGAGATTAATCAGTTTAAATCATTATGTTCTTCTTCAGTGTACTCAAAGCTTAAAGATTGGTTATTCAACTCCATACGAAGGTTAAAAAGGGTTACAAGCTTGTCGGAAAGACTAAacagtaaaaaaaataatattttaaagaaaacaggacgtgtgcacacgcacagctcTGTCACACACAGAGTTGAAATTTGTCTCTGTCTTGTGCGTGGGCACAACCCTGTGCACATGCACACAGTGCAAATTCTACAATTCTATAAAATTTTCAACAGAggtctgaattttaaaaattcataACTTTTAGTACAAAAATCGTTTTTTCTTCgttttttaacatttttaaaataCACATTCCCAATTTTAATTCAAGATCAATAGAGAGGAGATGAAGAACACTGAAACCTTAGAAAAAATGaacaactttttatttttaaagtaatCACTAATATTAAAACCTACTATATCACCTTCTAAGGCAGATTGTTACATATTCATTTTACTTACTTCTcaattattatatttaatataaataataataaggaTATAATGCATGGCCAACAACTAAATCACATTTTTGTTTTCAGGAAAAAATTAATTCAATAAAAAACCAATTTAATTAGTGTGACTATCAagaaaaaattagtttaattaaacaCATCAAACTATGCAACCGTTCTTAGCTAGATTAGTTTCACATCGAGGTATTTTCACATGAGTATTCATCTTTTGATATTTCTATTACGGTATATATCAACCTCGTTTCAATTGTTTGACATAACTCTAAGgcaattcaaaattttctcagtcaaatcaatttcaaacaatcaattaataaaaaaatgtcATCCAAACAATTCGTAATTCCCACATATTTGAGGCCAAATATTATTGATCTAAGATTTTAATTTCCAGACAAATATGGTGTCAAAGTTAGAATAATAATCAACTTTGAATCGaaattttaaacttgaaatatgGGAATGAAATAATAAGTGTTCAAACTTTTTTAATTTATGTACTTAGTCTCAATTTTGCAGTTTTTGACTACGAAAATAAGATTAAATGTACAAATTAATAAATTCATGTATCTTTATTTAAatcaataaataataaattataatattttatttaaatagagAAAAAACCTTTTCCATTCCCTcctccttttctttttttgttgagttgtttttcttcttcttatgtgttttgttttcctttttttttcttcctttctctttgttgtttttaatttcctctcttttctcttttattttcctCTCTTAGCACGTTTTTTCGTCTTTTTTTTACGTTGATTTttatatatgtaatttttttagCAAAGATAAGGtctgtgagagagagagagagagagagttacaTTAATGATAATCTGACAATGCACCTAAAAACCCGTTGTTTGAGTGTAACAATGACGCGGACTAGTTTTACTTCTGGTTCATCGGATTTTCAGTACTTTTGGTGCATGCAATTTGCCCTATATGTTGTTAAAGAAGTGAAATTATTGACGCAAAAGGCCGGAAAAATTACCCAAAAGCAGAACTATTGCATGCACAAGAGTTTTCATATGGCATTGGCCAATTAGGGATCATAAGGTTCCATATATCAATTGGCCCCCATACCAACTTCCATGTCAACATTGTAGTTCTTATGCACCTCGTTATTGTCACCCCCTTGCCATCCACAATCAAAGGTAGAATCCAAGAAGTACAAAATGAAGACTAGGACAATGCATGAAACAAACATCGGAATTGGTCCCAAAAGCCACATAAANNNNNNNNNNNNNNNNNNNNNNNNNNNNNNNNNNNNNNNNNNNNNNNNNNNNNNNNNNNNNNNNNNNNNNNNNNNNNNNNNNNNNNNNNNNGGCCCGCCATCCTAGAGACCAAAAATAGCTCCCCTTGTTGAAAATCTTGGTGACATTTAACATCCCAAGTCTGAGGCTCAGTGTCGGCGTCGGCGACGACGGCACTTTCTTGAAGGGTACGTTAATGAGGATGCTTGCTTGGTTATAGTACCTTATTGATTGAACATTGAACATGAATGAGAGCAAGAAGCACAACAACATGGCGAAGAACTTCAAGGACAAAATGTAATCACTTATTCTATCACCATAGGCCTCCGAGACAAGGCTCTTGGTTTCTCCTTTGTGGTAGTAGCCACCATAGttgccgccgccgccgccgccgacCATTAATATGGCTATGAGGGAAGAAAGCGATATGGCGGCGGTGGCCAAAAGGGTTGAAGCCATTATGTTGTTCCTCAAGGATTGCACTGCCAGAACCCCATGCCTTGGTATATCCTGTTAATTTAAATGTTTACTCTTCACACCAATattaattacataaataaattttttaaaaatttaattaattgttggaatttttttccaaaaataagtactcATGCAATTGAATAAAACTTACANNNNNNNNNNNNNNNNNNNNNNNNNNNNNNNNNNNNNNNNNNNNNNNNNNNNNNNNNNNNNNNNNNNNNNNNNNNNNNCACTTAACTTATATTTTTGTGTAGTTAGAATGATCTGTACTTAAATCTT includes:
- the LOC107608471 gene encoding uncharacterized protein LOC107608471, whose product is MEKGVIDLILVPSGLLVMAIYHFWLLRRVLKHPTKTTIAVNEISRRLWVETMMEDIPRHGVLAVQSLRNNIMASTLLATAAISLSSLIAILMVGGGGGGNYGGYYHKGETKSLVSEAYGDRISDYILSLKFFAMLLCFLLSFMFNVQSIRYYNQASILINVPFKKVPSSPTPTLSLRLGMLNVTKIFNKGSYFWSLGWRAFMWLLGPIPMFVSCIVLVFILYFLDSTFDCGWQGGDNNEVHKNYNVDMEVGMGAN